One genomic window of Haloferax mediterranei ATCC 33500 includes the following:
- a CDS encoding Nif3-like dinuclear metal center hexameric protein — protein sequence MQLSEIVSQLDETLSTADFADVDASANGLQVGPDEKSVETVAFAVDAAEATIKAAVDADADLLVTHHGLVWGGLDRLTGRDFSRTEPLIRNDLALYVSHLPLDGHQEVGNAAGVADHLGLSDREPFGEIGPIHIGQSGAFESPKTADEIRAALDDLDGNEGTQVLDFGPDEISEVAIVTGSGVDWLDEAIDRGVDALVTGEGKQKVYHEAREAGISVFLAGHYATETFGVRNLEKRVAEMGLETVYISHPTGL from the coding sequence ATGCAACTCTCCGAAATCGTCTCCCAGCTCGACGAGACGCTCTCGACCGCCGACTTCGCCGACGTGGACGCCAGCGCGAACGGCTTGCAGGTCGGCCCCGACGAGAAATCCGTCGAGACGGTGGCGTTCGCCGTCGATGCCGCGGAAGCGACCATCAAAGCGGCCGTCGATGCCGACGCCGACTTGCTCGTCACCCACCACGGACTGGTCTGGGGCGGTCTCGACCGCCTGACCGGACGGGATTTCTCCCGCACCGAGCCGTTGATTCGCAACGACCTCGCGCTCTACGTCTCGCACCTCCCGCTCGATGGCCACCAAGAAGTCGGGAACGCGGCGGGCGTCGCCGACCATCTCGGTCTGTCGGACCGCGAGCCATTCGGCGAAATCGGTCCGATTCACATCGGCCAGTCCGGGGCGTTCGAGTCGCCGAAGACGGCCGACGAGATTCGAGCGGCGCTCGACGACCTTGACGGCAACGAGGGGACGCAAGTGCTCGACTTCGGTCCCGACGAGATTTCCGAGGTCGCTATCGTCACCGGCTCCGGCGTCGACTGGCTGGACGAAGCCATCGACCGCGGCGTCGACGCGCTCGTCACCGGAGAAGGTAAACAGAAGGTGTACCACGAGGCGCGCGAAGCCGGAATCTCCGTATTCCTCGCCGGGCACTACGCGACCGAGACGTTCGGGGTTCGAAACCTCGAAAAGAGGGTCGCCGAGATGGGATTGGAAACCGTGTATATCAGCCACCCGACCGGGTTATAG
- a CDS encoding translation initiation factor IF-5A: MAKEQKQVRELQEGSYVMMEEKPCKIYAYSTAKPGKHGSAKARVEARGVFDDKKRSLSQPVDAKVWVPIIERKQGQVVSVTGEDAQIMDLETYQTFTMLIPDDEDLNPEDEIEYLEYEGQRKIV; the protein is encoded by the coding sequence ATGGCGAAAGAGCAGAAGCAGGTGCGCGAGCTCCAAGAAGGCAGCTACGTCATGATGGAAGAAAAGCCGTGCAAAATCTACGCTTATAGTACCGCAAAGCCCGGTAAGCACGGCAGCGCGAAAGCGCGTGTCGAAGCCCGCGGTGTCTTCGACGACAAAAAGCGCTCGCTCTCCCAGCCTGTCGACGCGAAGGTGTGGGTCCCCATCATCGAGCGAAAGCAGGGCCAGGTCGTCTCGGTCACCGGCGAAGACGCCCAGATCATGGACCTCGAGACCTACCAGACGTTCACGATGCTCATCCCGGACGACGAAGACCTCAACCCCGAAGACGAGATCGAGTACCTCGAGTACGAAGGCCAGCGAAAGATCGTCTAA
- the speB gene encoding agmatinase: protein MFPGAIADREVADYVIVGAPLDISTSFQPGTRFGPNRIRRFAESFDDYDRRTDQFFTDLRVHDAGDIRAWDDAPEYSEWLAGSVRDAVWDDAVPLILGGEHTVTAAGVTGVEPDVFVCLDAHLDLRREYDGNEWSHATITRRVLDKLDVDEAIILGARTGSPEEWERAESDDVTVVEPEAVADWNPDFDDESVYLSADIDAADPAFAPGTGTKEPFGLTSREMRDVVRAVAPYTDGFDVVEVNDRDDGQAASLAAKLLREFVFSHAATDD, encoded by the coding sequence ATGTTCCCCGGAGCCATCGCAGACCGCGAGGTCGCTGACTACGTTATCGTCGGTGCTCCGCTCGACATCTCCACGTCATTCCAACCTGGAACCCGTTTTGGACCGAATCGTATCCGTCGGTTCGCCGAGTCGTTCGACGATTACGACCGGCGCACCGACCAATTTTTCACTGACTTGCGCGTCCACGACGCGGGAGATATCCGCGCGTGGGACGACGCACCTGAATACAGCGAGTGGCTTGCCGGGAGCGTCCGCGACGCCGTCTGGGACGATGCCGTTCCGCTCATCCTTGGCGGTGAACACACCGTCACGGCCGCTGGCGTCACCGGCGTCGAACCCGACGTGTTCGTCTGTCTCGACGCCCACCTCGACCTCCGGCGCGAGTACGATGGCAACGAATGGAGTCACGCCACGATTACGCGCCGCGTGCTCGACAAACTCGACGTCGACGAGGCCATCATTCTCGGCGCGCGTACCGGGTCACCCGAGGAGTGGGAACGCGCCGAATCGGACGACGTGACCGTCGTCGAGCCCGAGGCGGTCGCCGACTGGAATCCGGATTTCGACGACGAATCGGTCTATCTGAGCGCCGATATCGACGCCGCGGACCCTGCGTTCGCGCCGGGAACCGGGACGAAAGAGCCGTTTGGCCTCACGTCTCGCGAGATGCGTGACGTGGTTCGGGCGGTCGCCCCGTACACGGACGGCTTCGACGTGGTCGAAGTGAACGACCGAGACGACGGACAGGCGGCGTCGTTGGCGGCGAAGTTGCTTCGGGAGTTCGTGTTTTCGCACGCCGCGACGGACGACTGA
- a CDS encoding molybdopterin biosynthesis protein: MRRQFRDLSTPAAARETIASLDLTPDSETVPLSDARGRVLAERIDAGMDVPGFDRASMDGYAVRARDTFGADEADPVTLELVGEVHAGAEPDVEVDPGTAVEISTGAVMPPGADAVVIVERTEERDDSLVVYKSVAPGDSVMPAGTDIAAGARALGPGTRLTPREIGLLSALGIDEVPVRGAPVVGIVSTGDELVRPGEELRPEAGQIYDVNTYTIAAGVEEAGGVPKLYPHAGDDYDEMERLLRQAADECDLVLSSGSTSASAVDVIYRVVEERGELLLHGVSVKPGKPMLVGTLGEGSAYIGLPGYPVSALTIFRTFAAPAIRSAAGLPEPQTATVEGSMAVRERYAEGRTRLMPVGLVIGGTPSPRQTQSDGAGEMLVYPVDKGSGATTSLVEADGVVEIPADVEYLAEGESVTVQLFSPDVRPPELLGVGEDDPALSRLLDRVPTPRYLAFGSREGIRRLRDGIPDVAVVAGETHGDVDVDAVELGSWTREWGLVVPAGNPDGVTGLEELVDEDLRFVNRDTNSGLRTELGDAIAALAEARGTTRHELVDEIEGFDHGAKAFESPARAVRSGRAAVGLGLRETADSLGLDFVSLGEQPVRVLANSARTEKPSVRSFGDVLAESDDIFDALTGFEKVRTRR, from the coding sequence ATGAGACGGCAGTTCCGCGACCTGTCCACTCCAGCAGCGGCGCGTGAGACCATCGCGTCGCTCGACCTGACACCCGATTCGGAGACCGTCCCGCTGTCCGACGCTCGCGGGCGCGTCCTCGCCGAGCGAATCGACGCCGGAATGGACGTTCCCGGCTTCGACCGCGCGAGCATGGACGGCTACGCAGTTCGCGCCCGCGACACGTTCGGCGCGGACGAAGCCGACCCAGTCACGCTCGAACTCGTCGGCGAGGTTCACGCGGGTGCCGAACCCGACGTGGAAGTCGACCCCGGAACCGCGGTCGAGATATCGACCGGCGCGGTCATGCCGCCGGGTGCAGATGCCGTCGTCATCGTCGAACGAACCGAAGAGCGAGACGATTCACTCGTCGTCTACAAATCCGTCGCGCCGGGTGACAGCGTGATGCCCGCCGGAACCGACATCGCCGCAGGCGCTCGTGCGCTCGGTCCCGGAACGCGACTCACACCCCGCGAAATCGGGCTTCTCTCGGCGCTCGGCATCGACGAGGTGCCCGTCCGCGGCGCGCCCGTCGTGGGCATCGTTTCGACCGGTGACGAACTCGTCCGACCGGGTGAAGAGCTGCGACCCGAAGCGGGCCAAATCTACGACGTGAACACTTACACCATCGCTGCGGGCGTCGAGGAAGCTGGCGGCGTGCCCAAACTCTACCCCCACGCTGGCGACGACTACGACGAGATGGAGCGCCTGCTCAGACAGGCGGCCGACGAGTGCGACCTCGTCCTCTCGTCGGGGTCGACCTCGGCGAGCGCGGTTGACGTTATCTACCGCGTCGTCGAAGAACGCGGCGAGTTGCTGCTTCACGGCGTCTCCGTCAAGCCCGGAAAACCGATGCTCGTCGGCACGCTCGGCGAGGGAAGCGCCTACATCGGCTTGCCCGGCTACCCCGTCTCGGCGCTCACGATTTTCCGAACCTTCGCTGCACCAGCCATCCGCAGCGCTGCGGGACTCCCCGAACCGCAGACTGCGACCGTCGAAGGGTCGATGGCCGTCCGCGAGCGATACGCCGAGGGCCGGACGCGACTCATGCCGGTCGGTCTCGTCATCGGAGGAACGCCGTCACCCCGCCAAACGCAGTCCGACGGCGCGGGTGAGATGCTCGTCTACCCCGTCGACAAAGGCTCCGGCGCGACGACGAGTCTGGTCGAAGCGGACGGCGTGGTCGAAATCCCTGCCGATGTCGAGTATCTCGCCGAAGGCGAATCGGTCACGGTCCAACTGTTCTCACCCGATGTTCGTCCGCCGGAACTGCTCGGCGTCGGCGAGGACGACCCGGCCCTATCGCGACTGCTCGACCGCGTACCGACACCGCGGTATCTCGCATTCGGGTCGCGCGAGGGGATTCGTCGACTCCGCGACGGGATTCCCGACGTGGCCGTCGTCGCGGGTGAGACCCACGGAGACGTAGACGTGGACGCGGTCGAACTCGGGTCGTGGACACGCGAGTGGGGACTTGTCGTCCCCGCTGGAAACCCGGACGGCGTGACCGGTCTCGAAGAACTCGTCGACGAAGACCTGCGGTTCGTCAACCGCGATACAAACTCTGGGCTGCGAACCGAACTCGGGGACGCCATCGCCGCCCTCGCCGAGGCGCGCGGGACGACCCGACACGAACTCGTTGACGAAATCGAAGGATTCGACCACGGGGCGAAGGCGTTCGAGAGTCCGGCCCGTGCCGTCCGGTCCGGACGCGCGGCCGTCGGCTTGGGACTTCGTGAGACGGCCGACTCGCTCGGGTTGGACTTTGTCTCACTCGGCGAGCAACCTGTTCGAGTCCTGGCAAACTCCGCCCGGACGGAGAAGCCGAGTGTGCGGTCGTTCGGCGACGTACTCGCCGAAAGCGACGACATATTTGACGCGCTCACAGGGTTCGAGAAGGTCCGAACACGACGGTAA
- a CDS encoding molybdopterin molybdotransferase MoeA, translating into MNHDDRRTAGFKERTRVADARETLLAAVSPHERTERRPLGEADGRALAETAVAPADVPGYDRAAVDGYAVRAADTFGASGRSPSILRVVDGVVEPGTAARVHTGSDLPDGADAVVMVEDTERLGDELEVFSPLAEGKNVGERGEDVREGDALFDVGHELRPSDLGLLRSVGVEDVTVFERPRIAVVPTGEELVESDPEPGQVIETNGLTVSRLVERWGGDATYRDIVVDDADLLREAIESDLDHDVVVTTGGSSVGERDLIPDVVAELGEVLVHGVALKPGHPVALGVVEGTPVVMLPGYPVACLVNAFQFLRPLLKHVGSLPQRPLPTVGATLTRKVPSSPGTRTFARVRLDHSGDEITAEPARTSGSGILSSVALSDGWVVVPEDLEGHDEGETVTVEGWEWSA; encoded by the coding sequence ATGAACCACGACGACCGACGCACGGCCGGGTTCAAAGAACGAACCCGGGTGGCGGATGCCCGCGAGACACTCCTCGCGGCGGTCTCTCCCCACGAACGGACCGAGCGACGCCCGCTCGGCGAGGCTGACGGTCGGGCACTTGCCGAAACCGCTGTCGCACCCGCGGACGTTCCCGGCTACGACCGCGCCGCAGTCGACGGATACGCCGTCCGCGCGGCCGACACCTTCGGGGCGAGCGGTCGGTCACCGAGTATCCTCCGCGTCGTCGACGGCGTAGTCGAGCCCGGCACCGCGGCCCGCGTCCACACGGGAAGCGACCTTCCGGACGGTGCCGACGCCGTCGTGATGGTCGAAGACACGGAACGCCTCGGCGACGAACTGGAGGTGTTTTCCCCCCTCGCTGAAGGAAAGAACGTCGGCGAGCGCGGTGAAGACGTACGCGAAGGCGACGCGCTGTTCGACGTCGGACACGAACTTCGACCGTCTGACCTCGGACTCCTTCGGTCGGTCGGCGTCGAAGACGTGACCGTGTTCGAGCGCCCCCGAATCGCCGTCGTACCGACAGGCGAGGAACTCGTCGAATCCGACCCCGAACCCGGTCAGGTCATCGAGACGAACGGACTGACTGTCTCCCGACTGGTCGAGCGCTGGGGCGGCGACGCGACCTACCGCGATATCGTCGTCGACGATGCCGACCTGCTTCGGGAGGCCATCGAGTCCGACCTCGACCACGACGTGGTCGTCACCACCGGCGGGTCGTCCGTCGGCGAACGCGACCTCATCCCCGATGTCGTCGCCGAACTCGGCGAGGTACTGGTCCACGGCGTCGCGCTCAAACCCGGCCACCCCGTCGCGCTCGGCGTTGTCGAAGGCACGCCAGTCGTCATGCTCCCCGGCTACCCGGTCGCCTGCCTCGTCAACGCCTTCCAGTTCCTCCGACCGCTGCTCAAACACGTTGGCTCGCTTCCCCAGCGCCCACTTCCGACGGTCGGCGCGACGCTCACCCGGAAAGTCCCGAGTTCACCCGGCACTCGGACCTTCGCCCGCGTCCGGCTCGACCACTCCGGCGACGAGATAACTGCTGAACCTGCCCGGACCAGCGGGTCGGGGATTCTCTCCAGCGTCGCACTCTCCGACGGCTGGGTGGTCGTCCCCGAGGACCTGGAGGGCCACGACGAAGGCGAAACTGTCACCGTCGAGGGGTGGGAGTGGTCCGCATGA
- a CDS encoding DUF5518 domain-containing protein yields the protein MTEWRPVLVGTCLAACTEALVYAMTGQFTLVGGVTGSALAGYVVGTDPADGGWHGLMAGVVWGSLLMPVSILLTFLNRTPILFPFQYLIPLFESPGELTTAIMLALALPNVATGMLGSLARRDAKGTWFDPAMAEVDAVEDA from the coding sequence ATGACGGAGTGGCGGCCGGTACTCGTTGGAACGTGCCTCGCCGCGTGTACCGAGGCGCTTGTCTACGCGATGACCGGACAGTTCACGCTTGTCGGCGGGGTCACAGGGAGTGCACTCGCCGGATACGTCGTCGGCACCGACCCTGCCGACGGTGGGTGGCACGGACTGATGGCTGGCGTCGTCTGGGGAAGTCTGCTCATGCCCGTCTCCATCCTCCTCACGTTCCTCAACCGAACGCCGATTCTCTTCCCATTTCAGTATCTTATCCCGCTGTTCGAGTCGCCCGGAGAGCTCACGACAGCCATCATGTTGGCACTGGCGCTGCCTAACGTCGCCACGGGGATGCTCGGCAGTCTCGCCCGCCGCGACGCCAAAGGGACGTGGTTCGACCCGGCGATGGCAGAAGTCGATGCGGTTGAAGACGCCTGA
- a CDS encoding ABC transporter substrate-binding protein, whose amino-acid sequence MATETDVHEVPTRREMIKGGSTILGGGLLAGCTSDGDNPTPADGTDTATNSPPPTDSPTSYEVTIEPAGSRTFEEAPETYASIPGAWMDIAMGFGIQPKAVAAFDRLPLKYYDALPGVDFDADAVRTLGESAESQYDKEVFYDVDVDVHLMDPRMLKKYSGWNDEDLEEIESNVGPILGSLIRFPFGGRDPYYTLYEAFEKAAQIFQRQAQYEAWVTLKESFYTDIESRVPVSGDDIPTVAAFNFGFDPESGKFFAANIDAPRNDTRSFRMLGVNNAFQGEEYIPFKPIGTEKLLDVDPDYIGMIGSLSYIDDTQFQKIVETAQDHDTLSQLRAVENGNFVRTGGQYMGPIIDLFSAEALAKQLYPEEYGEWPGSIQDVPEEEQLFDRQRVADIINGDV is encoded by the coding sequence ATGGCAACAGAGACCGACGTTCACGAGGTTCCGACACGGAGGGAGATGATAAAGGGCGGCAGTACCATCCTCGGCGGAGGGCTGCTCGCGGGATGTACCAGCGATGGTGATAACCCAACGCCGGCAGATGGGACTGACACGGCGACGAACTCGCCGCCGCCGACGGACAGTCCGACGTCGTACGAGGTGACCATCGAGCCGGCGGGGAGCCGCACGTTCGAGGAGGCTCCAGAAACGTACGCGAGCATTCCCGGAGCGTGGATGGATATCGCGATGGGATTTGGCATCCAGCCGAAGGCTGTCGCGGCCTTCGATCGGCTCCCGTTGAAGTACTACGATGCGCTCCCCGGCGTCGATTTCGATGCCGATGCCGTCCGAACGCTCGGTGAATCGGCCGAATCGCAGTACGATAAGGAGGTGTTCTACGACGTTGACGTTGACGTCCATCTCATGGACCCGCGTATGCTGAAGAAGTACTCAGGGTGGAATGACGAGGACCTCGAAGAGATTGAATCGAACGTCGGCCCGATTCTCGGGTCACTGATTCGGTTCCCGTTCGGCGGACGCGATCCGTACTACACGCTCTACGAGGCGTTCGAGAAGGCGGCTCAGATTTTCCAGCGTCAGGCCCAGTACGAGGCGTGGGTCACCCTCAAGGAGTCGTTCTACACCGACATCGAATCCCGTGTGCCCGTCTCGGGAGACGACATACCGACGGTCGCCGCCTTCAACTTCGGGTTCGACCCCGAGTCTGGGAAGTTCTTCGCGGCGAACATCGACGCGCCGCGGAACGATACACGGAGCTTCCGGATGCTGGGCGTCAACAATGCGTTCCAGGGCGAAGAGTACATCCCATTCAAGCCGATTGGGACCGAGAAACTCCTCGATGTCGACCCCGACTACATTGGGATGATCGGCTCCCTCTCGTATATCGATGACACTCAGTTCCAGAAGATTGTCGAGACGGCACAGGACCACGACACGCTGAGTCAACTACGTGCCGTCGAAAACGGGAACTTCGTCCGGACTGGCGGCCAATACATGGGACCGATTATCGACCTCTTCTCGGCGGAGGCGCTCGCCAAACAGCTGTATCCCGAAGAGTACGGCGAGTGGCCTGGTTCGATTCAGGATGTTCCCGAAGAGGAGCAGCTGTTCGACCGCCAGCGGGTCGCGGACATCATCAACGGCGACGTCTAA
- a CDS encoding ABC1 kinase family protein has product MVTLVNLRAYWRFLVVLYQFFPLIVAYTRDKRKYILFGGTRRVSTEMRVKRAEVLLESLLTLGPTFIKLGQLLSTRPDILPPQYIDVLGSLQDDVPPAPWSESKVVLEEELGPVDEAFDSFDSDPISGASLGQVYVAEYEGEKVAVKIRRPGIEELVEADLRVIRWSLPLLMRFIGQSRAFSLENLADEFAKTIREEMDYDEEAETLRQIQENFEDDDTLVIPEPIEERSDDRVLTMEYLPGTKINNVAALDELGIDRTELATNLQRTYLQMIVEDGVFHADPHPGNLSVTDDGRIIFYDFGMHGEVDPFIQEKIVEFYIAVANQDVDAILDTLIEMGTLSPNVDRQVMGDVMELAIADARGDDIEQYRVNQILEQVESTIYEFPLRLPRNLALVLRVAGVVEGVCVTLDPNFDFISVATDYLTEQGYREESIQKIIEGFGQQTQQTAQSLVRVPPKLERVLDRADRDNLTVNVRLEDNKGIFDRLAKRLIYGIFLSFGFVSTVIIYALNPENLTAVGAAGVPTAVVAVLLWRSFRGRKGIRATPQFTRQNLRQQREE; this is encoded by the coding sequence GTGGTCACGCTGGTCAATCTTCGCGCCTATTGGCGGTTCCTCGTCGTCCTGTACCAGTTCTTCCCGCTTATCGTCGCGTACACCCGCGACAAGCGGAAGTACATCCTCTTCGGCGGCACACGCCGCGTCTCGACGGAGATGCGCGTCAAGCGTGCCGAAGTCCTCTTAGAGTCGCTACTCACGCTCGGCCCGACGTTCATCAAACTCGGCCAACTGCTGTCGACGCGTCCCGACATCCTCCCACCGCAGTACATCGATGTCCTCGGGAGCCTCCAAGACGACGTGCCGCCTGCGCCGTGGTCCGAGTCGAAAGTCGTTCTCGAAGAGGAACTCGGCCCGGTCGACGAGGCGTTCGACTCGTTCGACAGCGACCCGATAAGCGGCGCGAGTCTCGGGCAGGTGTACGTGGCGGAGTACGAAGGCGAGAAAGTCGCCGTCAAGATTCGACGCCCCGGTATCGAGGAACTCGTCGAAGCCGACCTTCGGGTGATTCGGTGGTCGCTGCCGCTTCTCATGCGCTTTATCGGCCAAAGCCGAGCGTTCTCGCTCGAAAACCTCGCCGACGAGTTCGCCAAAACCATCCGCGAGGAGATGGATTACGACGAGGAAGCGGAGACGCTCCGGCAGATTCAGGAGAACTTCGAAGACGACGACACGCTCGTCATCCCCGAACCCATCGAAGAGCGGTCGGACGACCGGGTACTCACGATGGAGTACCTCCCGGGGACGAAGATAAACAACGTCGCTGCACTCGACGAACTCGGTATCGACCGGACCGAGTTGGCGACGAACCTGCAACGAACCTACCTGCAGATGATTGTCGAAGACGGCGTCTTCCACGCCGACCCGCATCCGGGGAACCTCTCTGTGACCGACGACGGGCGAATCATCTTCTACGACTTCGGGATGCACGGGGAGGTCGACCCGTTCATCCAAGAGAAAATCGTGGAGTTCTACATCGCCGTCGCCAATCAGGACGTGGACGCGATTCTCGACACCCTCATCGAGATGGGGACGCTCAGCCCCAACGTCGACCGACAGGTGATGGGCGACGTGATGGAACTCGCCATCGCGGACGCTCGCGGCGACGACATCGAACAGTACCGGGTCAATCAGATTCTCGAACAGGTCGAATCGACCATCTACGAGTTCCCGCTTCGACTCCCGCGAAATCTCGCACTCGTCTTGCGCGTGGCAGGCGTGGTCGAAGGAGTGTGCGTCACGCTCGACCCGAACTTCGATTTCATCTCGGTGGCGACCGACTATCTGACAGAACAAGGCTACCGCGAAGAGAGTATCCAGAAAATCATCGAAGGCTTCGGACAACAGACCCAGCAGACTGCCCAGTCGCTGGTTCGCGTCCCGCCGAAACTGGAGCGTGTCCTCGACAGGGCGGACCGAGACAACCTGACCGTCAACGTCCGCCTCGAAGACAACAAAGGCATCTTCGACCGACTGGCGAAGCGACTCATCTACGGTATCTTCCTGTCGTTCGGGTTTGTCTCGACGGTCATCATCTACGCGCTGAATCCGGAGAATCTCACTGCTGTCGGGGCCGCCGGGGTGCCGACGGCAGTCGTCGCCGTGCTCCTGTGGCGGTCGTTCCGCGGGCGAAAGGGCATCCGTGCCACGCCACAGTTCACCCGGCAGAACCTCCGACAGCAGCGCGAAGAGTAA
- a CDS encoding Hsp20/alpha crystallin family protein — translation MSTLRDALSELPDAVFADLLESETSYLLVLDLPGVTAGTADLRVEKGRLVVEARRDKSLPPEFDYVREERPLFLDAELPLPPDAVADDAEATMERGTLEIRLPKRKAATERTIPITAGDDEGTSSAHRKTSGDVDEGTTSARQKKSGDDA, via the coding sequence ATGTCAACGCTGCGCGACGCGCTGTCCGAACTCCCGGACGCGGTGTTCGCCGACCTGTTGGAATCCGAGACGTCGTACCTGCTGGTCCTCGACCTCCCGGGTGTGACCGCCGGGACCGCCGACCTTCGGGTCGAGAAGGGTCGATTGGTCGTCGAAGCGCGACGCGACAAAAGCCTCCCTCCGGAGTTCGATTACGTCCGCGAGGAACGCCCGTTGTTCCTCGATGCCGAACTTCCACTTCCTCCGGACGCCGTCGCCGACGACGCCGAGGCGACGATGGAGCGCGGAACCCTCGAAATCCGCCTTCCAAAGCGTAAGGCCGCCACAGAGCGGACCATTCCCATCACCGCTGGCGACGACGAGGGAACCTCGTCGGCCCACCGGAAGACATCCGGCGACGTTGATGAGGGAACCACATCAGCCCGCCAGAAGAAATCCGGCGACGACGCCTGA
- a CDS encoding NAD(P)/FAD-dependent oxidoreductase has translation MTTASRDVVIIGGGPAGCAVGVCTARYGLDAVIFDRGNSSLRRCAFLENYLGFPAGIDIETFYKLMHDHAVEAGCDLVSDMVESVERTDGGFRVRTQDGRSVLAPRVVAATTYDGEYLRGLDSDEAMFDTHEHHGEVHEEFDREYADADGRTSVDGLYVAGGLAGHGEQVLVAAGHGMTVGRELLADVRREEGYWEEAAPHYDWLRRRAALDYDWDDEETWHRQFADHRVADDHDIDQERLQRVRQREIEFVKSNHLDRSEIDHRRERAQRRLATHLDEELLLEVIDDDRLREYMAEQAETAGNGGRDIRD, from the coding sequence ATGACAACAGCCAGCCGCGACGTCGTCATCATCGGTGGTGGTCCAGCGGGATGCGCTGTCGGGGTCTGTACTGCCCGATACGGACTCGACGCCGTGATATTCGACCGGGGGAACTCATCACTTCGCCGTTGTGCGTTTCTGGAGAATTACCTTGGGTTCCCTGCGGGTATCGACATCGAGACGTTCTACAAACTCATGCACGACCACGCCGTTGAGGCGGGCTGTGACCTCGTATCCGACATGGTCGAGTCTGTTGAGCGTACGGATGGTGGCTTCCGTGTTCGGACCCAAGACGGCCGCTCCGTCCTCGCCCCACGAGTCGTGGCGGCGACCACCTACGATGGCGAATATCTCAGGGGACTTGACAGCGACGAGGCGATGTTCGACACCCATGAGCATCACGGTGAGGTTCACGAAGAGTTCGACCGTGAGTACGCCGACGCCGACGGACGGACTTCGGTCGACGGACTGTACGTGGCCGGGGGTCTCGCTGGACATGGCGAACAGGTACTCGTCGCAGCCGGGCACGGAATGACCGTCGGCCGTGAACTGCTGGCCGATGTCCGCCGCGAAGAAGGGTACTGGGAAGAAGCCGCCCCCCACTACGACTGGCTTCGGCGGCGTGCGGCTCTCGATTACGACTGGGACGACGAAGAGACCTGGCACCGGCAATTCGCGGATCACAGGGTAGCTGACGACCACGACATCGATCAGGAGCGACTCCAACGGGTCCGCCAGCGCGAAATCGAGTTCGTCAAATCCAACCACCTCGACCGGTCGGAGATTGACCATCGTCGAGAACGCGCACAACGACGGCTCGCTACTCATCTCGACGAGGAACTCCTCCTCGAGGTCATCGACGACGATCGGTTACGGGAATACATGGCCGAACAGGCGGAGACGGCGGGTAATGGCGGGAGGGACATTCGCGACTAA